TTGCTCTTTTCACATTCACAGATCTATCATTCtttcttgattattattattattattattactattattattattattattattattattattattattattattattattattgataataattatatatggacatataaaatagttcgacataatttaatgatatatatgaatgtatatttCAGACgtatattctatttctttctaaatttttaaaggtaataatgtaaacatttcgtctttattcaatttatacCTTTAGATCGATCACTTCCTTGGAAAGGCATCCTCCCAAGAAATTCAACTCCCACACGCATCCGGAAACGTCTCGGGCGTTTCCTTCGAGTCGCTACGATGACGATAGTTTAAGCGACGAAATTGCTCGATCAACTCTGCAACTTgatgaaggagaaaaggatTATGCCAATTGGAAACAAGCACACGACAATATggtaaatcgtaaaaaaaaaaaaaaaaaacaaacgatatcttcgattaaataagataaaaagaaaaaaaaacgactgATCACTTACttttaattgaagaaaattaattgaaaaattaattaagaagttcatgtctcttctttttggttttattcttattatttataggaGATCTCAAACGTTTCTAAAGGATTACGTCGAGTGGTTAATAGACGTCACTTGAGAGCACCTCGTCAGATTTGTGCAACTCATTATGGCGCCGACAGCATACTTTTTTCCGAAGACGATGAACATACTGGTAATGGCCGAGCTCGTCACGGAAATGGTATCTTCAAAGCTTGGAGACCAACTGATTGGGTATCAGATTTAGgcatgaataaatattttgcttTAGCCAGTGACGGTAGACTTACTGTCTACGAGTCAGGATTATATTTGGTTTATGCACAAATTCATTATTTGGATGAACACGATGAAAATGGTTTTCATTTACTGGTAAACAACAGACCTTTGTTTCAATGCAcggtaagaaatatattaatgtcTGGATAATTTGATCGATTCTCATtttcgtgttttcttttttctaattcaatcgatgcgattttcttttttcatctttctttcttttttcttatttattcttttagatCTTTAGTCCAAGCGTTGGTCATAAAAGTCGATCTTGTTTCTCGGCTCAAGTAACTATTCTTCAAGCTGGAGATGTTTTGATTCTTAAAGACATtggtatagatagatatactcTTTTCCAACACGACAAAAGTTTCTTTGGTTTGGTAAAATTAGGAGAGTCTAGACAGCAGAGGCATCCATCAACACAATTACCGCCATAGTGATGATATTCCTCTAATCATCGTATTAGAATAATACTTAGATCATTGTAAACCAACAGACGTATCTcgtctttgtttctttttttttttatgacgaaGGATGTAATGTACATATTTAGACGTAATCTatttgatcgattttttcctctcgttcttttttttttttctttataattgcTCATGATTTCATGCTACGTCAACATTTTCACCCTTTTCTAAcgcgtcattttttttttttttttatacacatacacgtaatttcattatttttttctgacaGTATTTCGATATAACACATTTGatgttattttacattataattataataaaatggcATGCAACGTTCATCAATAATATCTTTGTTACAActtcgttattatattaatgagcTTTAATTAATAGCCTTGCGATAATTACACCAAACGCAATGATACGagtgtaaataatattttatattttgttattaaaataaataatacataagagATATCTATACTTTATGATATTGTCAATCCCGAAATCAAGTTTCTTCGAATTAAAGAACAAGAATCCTTTCTTTATAACAACAGGAACAAACGTTGTTAACAAATTACAAaagtaatatttctaaattaaatctacgagaaaaaaagaagggaaagaattCTTTAATTGTAACACGCTCGATGAAAAactaaaatttttaacgaattaggaaaataattttttccaaataaatgTTATGATTCAGGCAAATCACATATCAAATCACAAAcgatttttttacttctataTCTTTTACCCAACTCGCTATGGATTGGTATAAATTGACCAGGTTTTTCTATCAAATCTACTATAACGTTAGGTTTCATTAACTTTGTTGGAAAGATTGATTGTTGTAATTTCTGAGGTACGACGATATTGCTTACATTTTGATCCTCAGAAAATGATTTCTTcgacgataatttattttctaatgtaatatttcttaCGATCCAATCGGTACATGGTCCTTCTTTCGTTAGATATTTGGAAAAGCAAGTGTCTTCGGGTGGTACctcgatctaaaaaaaaatatatatatatatatataaataaaaagacgaatattgatatatttcaatataacaacaagaataaataaacattaacaaataaaaaattgtatataaatatactggCTACTACTACAATctcaaaaagtaaaaagaagataaaataaaataaaataaaaatatatgaatattaaaaaatacaaattcaacaaaaatatatactaataaatatacttgTGGTATAGCAATCTCCACCCAAGTGGTTCCGTATTCTCCTCGTACTAAAGCGGTTGGAAGACATATTTTATCAGCTAATACTTTAAAAAGTACTGCTCTTTCTAGATAAGAACCGACACGCAGCTGTCCGAGAGGAATCACGCTTGTTCCTATGGATTCTTTGATCTCTTTTAAGTGGACTTCTAATTGATGATCCATGCACGTGCTACTAGGGTCAGGTCCTGACATTTGACGTGCGACGAACTCGGCCAACATTTTTGCACGCGATGCGATGTTACTAATGTTTATCAAATTTGGttcttcattaattattctataacgtaacgaaaaaataactaataacttttttttttttttttttaattatgattaaacaaattataattgtatctTAAAGTGCGTATACACGTTTCTCAaacactttatatataatttcattctaaaaAGTAATTCTTCGTTGTACTCACAAATCTTTCGATTCCATAGCTACCAATTTGCAGTTTAAAAGTTCAATATATTCACAGAGATATGGATCTAATTGCAATCGACCAAACATTAAATGCAACCAACTATTTAAAACTTTGTCTGAAACAAATATTCCTTTCGAAGCATTCTCTTTTACAATCGAATTTTTagcatctatatataaaaaaaaaaaaaaaacggaaaagaaacgaataaacgattaaatataatgttacaaaagaaaatatacgcaagtaacttttattatagaaaatatttttttctatacccTCGATGTCTTTTTcactaatattatttgtagGAATCGTGGAATAAGATCGTGCTGTATTCACTACATAAACAGGTTCCAAGGGACAcaatttaaaacgaaataaatcgtttaGTACAGGGAATCTAAACAAATTTacgtgatattaaaaaatagatctAACTTATTTCTTAATCAATttgattaatgaaattataaaaacatacgGACAAATGTTCTGACGTAAAACATAAAAACCATCTTTAGTTATATCGTGTAATGAAAGTCGACCAGTGAATGCGAATTTGGCTGGTAAATGAGAATTAAAAAGAGTTTCTATACAAGTATCCCATGATGGTATGATCCTTGACGAGACTCGATTATTTAACATgctaaacgattattattcgtgttatataatcattaattttatcatatatacgtacatacaaataaataaataaatatatatatatatatatacattgttaaTTTTcgtaatcaattaataattataaaacataagTATGATGAACTTACTAAGACAAATACTTTGTCTGTACAAATACATTTGCCAAAACTGGATCAACACTTAATAATTGAACCAATTGAACTGCAGCATTTCTTACCGGAATAGAATGCAAATCTGAGAGTAAATAATGTAATCTAGACGAACCATGAACTTTGAGAAATGCATCTCTTCCAATATTATCAATACAGAACATTGAAAGGGCTTGGCAAGAAAGTACTTTCAATTCGTCCATAGTTGAACAATCTAcctaatgaattaaaaaaaaaaaaaaaaaaaaaaaaaacagtaaataaaaaataataaatttaataaatactccaaaactttttcatatttactgATGATTGAAAATAAACATGCCTCGAATAATGTACACAAAGCATCTATAGTGttctctttaattattaaatttctcagTGTCGAATGATGTCCTATAATGATCAATGCTTGAACAGCTAACAATCGAATTTCTAATGGTACATTTTCGTGAGGTTGTTTAATCAGCCATGTTAAATAttcctaaaaagaaaaaaattgtatcgatataataaatacttattcttaattaattcttccaggaatttcattaaattctcTTTAATAAGACAATTAAATaagttttttgattttatttgtttaacaaattttcttttctttctttgttttattatctcttactgtttctcttttttttttttttcttcctttaatatcatcggaaaatatttttacttacttCACCACGTAGTTGTAAGAAATTCTTGCAATTATCCACGTTGtaattgaataattcattGAGCGCAAACATTGCTGAGTTCCTCGTAAGCcattttaaattatcattctttaatatatctgagaaaatacgtaaaagaatttcataagaaaaatctttaaaattttattacgaagaaacaacaaaacaaAGTTTACTCAAAATGTTCTTGATAACATTTTCGTTAGATAACTTTTGAGCAGCAGGACCATATAAAGCCATTTTACCAATACCATAACAAATTGTTGGGTACATATCAGgttgtacatttttttctaacgtattaATCAAATGTTCAACAATTCCATTCAAATATAATGcctttaagaaagaaaacaaaaatgaatatcTTTTAGTCGAtgataaatctttaaaaacgaaattcaAAACTAAATTTCTTGAACCTTTCTTCCAACAAGAATATCAGCAAAACAAATAACAACATCAAAAGCGTCCGCAAAAAGTTTTGGATCTGGTGTATTTTCCATGTAATTATAAATCCTTTGAATACCACCAATACTATTCAATAATTCTATCGTCTTATGATTATCCGAAGCCAGGCTGAATATCTTCAGTACTTTGGAGTGTAAGTCACGCCAATCGTCATTCTAGACGAATTAGGTAACACTACTAACAGCTATAGAATTGTCCTACAGAGATTTCTTACAGCCAGAAAATTTAACAGCGCTTCTAAACCCTTCGTCTCTCGAAAAAGATTATGTATATACTCATCCTTGTTCCTTGCCAATAGATCGCTAATAACGTTCAAGGCTAAATGTTGAATCTCTGGATAAGTTTCTTGCAAAAGCCGATATATCAAAGGAAAACTGAAATGCTacaatgattatttatatcatattataatattatctcgtaacaatttttttaaattagaggtaatttatttattagatgtCTAATGATATTGACTATGTACTAACTTCAGCATTTATAATCTTTTGCACGCCTATTGTATCTTGTAtcagattatatattatctctatATTATTCTTCCTTACGTCAGGATCTGTAGATTGAATTCtttcataaagaaaattcatatttgGACATTGTTCTAACAATCGAGCGGCTCCATACATGTCTTTCGATAATTCAGCAagtataagagaagaaaattcttgcATGAACAAATCTTGTTCATTGATTAATACTTTTGTGAAATAAGACATGTGATAATCGGATTCCAATAAGAAATCTCTGATAGATGGTACAGCCGTCATTTCAGCTAATAGTTTTGCAGCAAATCTGTATTGTTATTACGGACATATGAatgatattatgaaatattatgaatataatgtctcaaaatattaatctctttatatatctcaTCAAATTTGGCTAACCTTCGTGTAAATAAATCTTCGTGATCGATCAAAGGTAATATACTCTTAACGATGTCAAGGtcaaaaagtatatttatattttcttgagaCTTTGTAGCATATTTGGATAGTGCAGCTGCTGCATTCAAAAGGATTGTATTTTCCTGACATTGTAGAAGTAATATTGCAGTGCCAGGATATTTTACATCGAGATTTAAAGGACCAAATCTATGCTTCAATTGTACTCcacgatcttctctctttttgccaACAGATAATGTCCCCTAGATGAAGTAATCaaacagaaataataaaccaaataaaataataaatcaaataataaataataaatatgatactGTCACAtgttaatagattttattgaatatacgCATAGTTCGAACTCACCTCTGTATCCGTAGAATACATTTTAGatcaatttaaatttcatataaaatattcgtcatatatatatatataaactgatTAATGacaaattaatgataatacacTTAATCCCAAACGGCAACataagatttataataaatgaaaagaaaaaattcaactCTTAAATTGAATACCGATTTTTAATTTCCATTTTCACTATATTGgaaagttaatattaatattataaaaacaaaaaaagtttTTGATCGTCATCTgtcttaaaaaatgaaaatcgttacgatattaatttatctagGAAAATTGTGtgttcatatatttaaaaagttggCGGCTTTTATAACGTGGCGCTGATTGTAGTTAATCGTAAAAATGGCGGCATATTTAAATGCGTTCTTACATTCTTCTTTTGGTGCAGTAATAACTCGTtgattcttataaatataatttattgttcgATTTGTTCAACACTCTTTTAATGtgttatttactttatatttcatttttattctgttttatattttctatctctttgtatataaatCACGAAACAATCTagcgtagaaaaaaaaatcgaaaacatgtttatataaatatacgtctTATTAATACTTCTGTTCACAGGCAACAAGAAAAATCTTCCAACGCACAATATACTTATTACAATATGTAATGTCGATAGTAATGAGATCGCTAATGGTAAAATATTGTTAcggtaataatgaaataatttgtagagttaaaaatataaataatatttatgaaaattatcggAATAGACCATCATCTAGGAATCTATTTTTCATATGTAGAAATGCATTGCACTTGTACATCAAAGCTGACATATTTatgaggaataaaaaaaaatatatatatttgttaaacaTATAAGATAAactatgatataaataatgcatTTGTGATAGGTACTTTGAGTCAAAATGTGCATGTAGTAAATATACTACgtattcttaaaataaaatattaacttattttaaatagagtgtaatcatttttcaaatatatctcTAGGAATACTATACAAAagtattgtacatatattatcatatgtatctttttttatatttatttccataaaatggaaatagatatattatatatatatatatattttttttttttatcaaaacatagcacagaaataatattacatgtagctaataaaagattaataaaagtcATCGTATTTGCAATAATgcagaatatataaatatgtctgactcttattctatataaaaaagatcattttttatatatattataaataaaaatttcatttcattaataaaagtaaatcctaataaaaaaaaaaatctttatatcgTAAGGCACCGGTCTTATTAGTACCAAACAAAATTCTAACGAACTTTGATTGATATGCTAAGAAGAAATAGTTatcaaaaatttgatatatacaaTCTTCTTGCCTTCCTAACAAGATATATCCAACTAtgaattgtatataaattgaaaatattttaattataaatttaattatgtgTTAAAGCAAATAACACCTTTTAGTAAACTCGATAATCTTTCTTACAAAATAGATAATTGgacttatattattatattcacgtaattattatgaaataccttttgatatatacattgtatcagaatatacatatatttttctatatttctaagATAATGGACGGATAAATTGcagtaaaaataatgatattcttCTGCAAAagtcatataaaatattatcttattatataatggTAAtgcgattaaaattaatcttttgaTTCTCTAGGAATGTCTtgtatatgataatattttcaatcgtttttatCAAG
The window above is part of the Vespula pensylvanica isolate Volc-1 chromosome 16, ASM1446617v1, whole genome shotgun sequence genome. Proteins encoded here:
- the LOC122635009 gene encoding uncharacterized protein LOC122635009, coding for MENTPDPKLFADAFDVVICFADILVGRKALYLNGIVEHLINTLEKNVQPDMYPTICYGIGKMALYGPAAQKLSNENVIKNILNILKNDNLKWLTRNSAMFALNELFNYNVDNCKNFLQLRGEEYLTWLIKQPHENVPLEIRLLAVQALIIIGHHSTLRNLIIKENTIDALCTLFEVDCSTMDELKVLSCQALSMFCIDNIGRDAFLKVHGSSRLHYLLSDLHSIPVRNAAVQLVQLLSVDPVLANVFVQTKYLSYMLNNRVSSRIIPSWDTCIETLFNSHLPAKFAFTGRLSLHDITKDGFYVLRQNICPFPVLNDLFRFKLCPLEPVYVVNTARSYSTIPTNNISEKDIEDAKNSIVKENASKGIFVSDKVLNSWLHLMFGRLQLDPYLCEYIELLNCKLVAMESKDLIINEEPNLINISNIASRAKMLAEFVARQMSGPDPSSTCMDHQLEVHLKEIKESIGTSVIPLGQLRVGSYLERAVLFKVLADKICLPTALVRGEYGTTWVEIAIPQIEVPPEDTCFSKYLTKEGPCTDWIVRNITLENKLSSKKSFSEDQNVSNIVVPQKLQQSIFPTKLMKPNVIVDLIEKPGQFIPIHSELGKRYRSKKIVCDLICDLPES
- the LOC122635014 gene encoding armadillo repeat-containing protein 3-like; this encodes MYSTDTEGTLSVGKKREDRGVQLKHRFGPLNLDVKYPGTAILLLQCQENTILLNAAAALSKYATKSQENINILFDLDIVKSILPLIDHEDLFTRRFAAKLLAEMTAVPSIRDFLLESDYHMSYFTKVLINEQDLFMQEFSSLILAELSKDMYGAARLLEQCPNMNFLYERIQSTDPDVRKNNIEIIYNLIQDTIGVQKIINAEHFSFPLIYRLLQETYPEIQHLALNVISDLLARNKDEYIHNLFRETKGLEALLNFLAVRNLCRTIL